The following is a genomic window from Episyrphus balteatus chromosome 1, idEpiBalt1.1, whole genome shotgun sequence.
ACGACTAAAAGTCACCTTGAACTCGACCATATGGTTAATGAGTTTAGTGGAGCAATCAATGAGGCATTTGAACTCAGTTGTCCCATTAAACCAATCAAAAGTCAGAGAGATGCTCCTTGGTGGAGCAAAAATCTGTCGAAACAGAGATCAAAGGTACGTAAACTGTTCAATGAGGCAAAAAGAACTGGGGAGTGGGAAGGTTATACGGCAGAGTTGACAATTTACAACAAGGAAATCagaaaagcaaaaagaaatagttttgtgagtttttgtgaaaatattacCGCTACTCCAGCTGCAGCGAGACTACACAAGGCTCTAGCGAAAGACAAAACCATAAAGTCGCTAGCGCTTAGATACAATGATGGTAGCTTTACTGAAAATGAAGAACAAAGGTCGACTCTGCTACTTAACACTCACTTCCCAGGATCGCTTCCAATGACAGGAAATGTTATAGAAAGTACAACTTTCAAACCTAACAAAACTGACTGGAAGTTAGCTACAGCTATCTGTTCAGGCAAAAGAATTGACTGGGCGATAAACACCTTTCAACTATTTAAGTCACCAGGTGTCGATGGTATCTTCCCTGCTCTACTTCAAAAAGGGGCGGAAGACCTGATGCCGTATATTATTAGCATACTTCGTAGTAGCATGGCACTTGCGCATGTACCAAGCTTGTGGAGAAGAgcttaagtaatttttattcccaaaactgggaaaaaagatACTacccatccaaagtcattcaggCCAATTAGCCTGACATCATTTCTACTTAAGACTTTGGAGAAAGTAATAGATAACTTCATTAGATcagaagttttaataaatatgccACTTAACCATCGCCAGCATGCTTACAGGGCAGGAAAATCTACGGAAACTTCCCTTTTCGA
Proteins encoded in this region:
- the LOC129907060 gene encoding uncharacterized protein LOC129907060, which encodes MSDAPIPKSIIRPTRFPTMDSNQPNETPPTNSLPPLQNTQQSLPSGSQADSLDLMGMEKVRLDDELEGMDLTLSQAGSDVLPTEEEENHLIRQEVLDITFGTSNLGQLVEGWRVSNEPSLSDHRIITFSITRLFTENTSGRNPKKTDWNLYKSVVQINLERIGPARTTKSHLELDHMVNEFSGAINEAFELSCPIKPIKSQRDAPWWSKNLSKQRSKVRKLFNEAKRTGEWEGYTAELTIYNKEIRKAKRNSFVSFCENITATPAAARLHKALAKDKTIKSLALRYNDGSFTENEEQRSTLLLNTHFPGSLPMTGNVIESTTFKPNKTDWKLATAICSGKRIDWAINTFQLFKSPGVDGIFPALLQKGAEDLMPYIISILRSSMALAHVPSLWRRA